From Vanrija pseudolonga chromosome 1, complete sequence, a single genomic window includes:
- the cdk7 gene encoding Cyclin-dependent kinase 7, whose product MTRTDHHSHPTHSFPVYCLDWADDDTAILGGGGGASRSGIANKFKLVKVSKDGRKVEPVFELALSSDEDAPMTIATDRAAKQFVTGINASQASIEAGQNQQARLFSYSAKELEYVASQQTLHAKWSDDYPYQKLTAITPGFVAVGTTDDEFAILKVPSLEIVVSPRSPGAGELVDLAWGGPQGSWLAVTTSKAINVFDFDSDEKTKLSLLQSIPLPTIDDLPLVFRAARFSPEIPSCPNIFAVLNSTNSPSRKGKSKARKAFVAKYAASVSDQQEPSQDKNDDEKPSKVKGIAWELATKREVSSKPVTVFDISSNGHLVSYGSSDLSIGLLDTNTLAPLLKILQAHSFPPTALKFNPSATLLVSASADNTLRAIVIPTSFGGVSFSLVALILAILVIFIALLAHKYGKGDRKERYAAARKPRRSPPVAIKKIKVGEMKDGLDMTALREVKFLQELHHPNIIALLDVFSVKQNVNLVLEFLDTDLEAVIRDKALIFQTADIKSWMAMSLRGLEYIHRNGVLHRDLKPNNLLIASTGELKVADFGLAREFGDAASRMTCQVITRWYRPPELLWGSRYYSPAVDMWSIGTILVELVLRVPFLAGDSDIDQLKKTFHAMGSPTETDWPGHTKLPDYHEIPGYPKNPWWNMVASLGKDGQDLARELLRYDPKLRPTARKALYHPFFTAPPRPTPPILLPKPLAELRPRAVAPQDTRPQVESGTKRKAESPNGTALERSVARKLTFA is encoded by the exons ATGACGCGCACCGACCACCACTCGCACCCAACACACTCCTTCCCCGTATACTGCCTCGACTGggcagacgacgacacggccatcctcggcggcggcggcggcgcaagCCGCAGCGGCATCGCCAACAAGTTT AAACTCGTCAAGGTGTCCAAGGATGGGCGCAAGGTTGAGCCCGTgttcgagctcgcgctcagcagcgacgaggacgcgccgaTGACGATCGCGACGGACCGGGCG GCAAAGCAGTTCGTGACGGGCATCAACGCGTCCCAGGCGTCCATCGAGGCCGGACAGAACCAGCAGGCGCGCCTGTTCTCGTACAGCGCGAAAGA GCTCGAGTATGTCGCGTCGCAGCAGACACTACACGCCAAGTGGTCGGACGACTACCCATACCAA AAACTCACCGCCATCACGCCCGGCtttgtcgccgtcggcacgaCAGATGACGAGTTTGCGATTCTCAAGGTCCCAAGCCTCGAGATTGTCGTCTCACCACGCAGTcctggcgccggcgagctcgtcgacctcgcctgGGGAGGCCCACAGGGTTCATGG CTTGCTGTGACCACCAGCAAGGCCATCAACGTCTTCGACTTTGACTCGGACGAGAAGACCAAGCTCAGCCTTCTCCAGTCGATCCCCTTGCCAACGATCGACGACCTCCCGCTCGTGTTCCGAGCTGCTCG GTTCTCTCCAGAGATCCCCTCATGCCCCAACATCTTCGCCGTGCTCAACTCGACAaactcgccgtcgcgcaagggcaagagcaaggcgcgcaaggcgtTCGTCGCCAAGTACGCAGCATCTGTTTCCGACCAGCAGGAGCCGTCGCAGGAcaagaacgacgacgagaagccATCAAAAGTCAAGGGCATCGCATGGGAGCTCGCGACCAAGCGCGAGGTCTCGTCAAAGCCCGTCACCGTCTTTGACATTAGCTCAAATGGCCATCTCGTGTCATATGGCTCGTCTGACCTCTCAATCGGCCTGCTGGATACCAACACGCTAGCG CCCCTGCTCAAGATTCTGCAAGCACATTCCTTCCCGCCGACGGCACTCAAGTTCAACCCATCCGCAACCCTCCTCGTGTCTGCTAGCGCCGACAACACGTTACGGGCGATTGTTATCCCGACCAGCTTTGGTGGAGTGTCGTTCTCTCTAGTGGCCCTCATCCTTGCCATCCTCGTTATCTTTATCGCTCTGCTTGCGCACAA GTACGGAAAAGGCGACAGGAAGGAAAGGTATGCCGCTGCCCGCAAGCCGCGCCGCTCACCCCCAGTCGCCATCAAGAAGATCAAGGTCGGCGAGATGAAGGACGGGCTGGACATGACCGCCTTGCGCGAGGTCAAGTTCCTGCAGGAGCTGCACCACCCGAACATCATTGCT ctcctcgacgtctTCAGCGTCAAGCAAAACGTCAACCTGGTCCTCGAGTTCCTCGACAcggacctcgaggccgtgaTCCGCGACAAGGCGCTCATCTTCCAGACGGCCGACATCAAGTCGTGGATGGCCATGTCGCTGCGCGGGCTGGAATACATCCACCGCAACGGCGTGCTGCATCGT GATCTCAAGCCAAACAACTTGCTCATCGCCTCCAccggcgagctcaaggtgGCCGACTTTGGCCTCGCGCGGGAATTTGGTGACGCGGCGTCCCGCATGACCTGTCAGGTCATTACGCG GTGGTACCGCCCACCCGAGCTGCTCTGGGGCTCGCGCTACTACTCGCCCGCAGTCGACATGTGGTCGATCGGCACaatcctcgtcgagctcgtgttGCGCGTGCCGTTCCTCGCGGGCGACTCGGACATTGACCAGCTCAAGAAGACGTTCCATGCCATGGGCTCTCCGACGGAAACAGACTGGCCA GGCCACACAAAGCTGCCAGACTACCACGAGATCCCCGGGTACCCCAAGAACCCCTGGTGGAATATGGTCGCCTCGCTGGGCAAGGACGGCCAGGACCTCGCCCGAGAACTACTGCGTTACGACCCAAAACTTCGCCCTACGGCTAGGAAG GCCCTCTACCACCCCTTCTTTACCGCTCCGCCACGCCCCACACCGcccatcctcctccccaaGCCTTTGGCAGAGctccgcccgcgcgccgtcgcaccTCAGGACACGCGGCCACAGGTGGAGTCGGGCACCAAGCGCAAGGCAGAGTCTCCCAACGGAACAGCATTAGAGCGCAGTGTGGCGCGCAAGCTCACGTTTGCATAG